One part of the Solea solea chromosome 16, fSolSol10.1, whole genome shotgun sequence genome encodes these proteins:
- the lpar2a gene encoding lysophosphatidic acid receptor 2a — protein sequence MTTTMESSMSDTCFYNQNVTFFYNWVGKRISVVWTTRDFVVIGLGLTVCFIVVLANLMVMVAIFMNRRFHFPIYYLLGNMAAADLFAGIAYVNLMLNTGPWTSMLTKEQWYIRGALIDISLTASVANLLAVAVERHQTIFTMQLHSKMSKRRVVVLIVCIWAVGIIMGLVPSMLWNCECHLEDCSTVAPLYSRRFLIFWAVLNLLTFLIMVAMYARIFIYVRYQTRYTSQHTSEHSQTVIKLMKTISMVLGAFVICWTPGLMTLLLDGLLGKDSHANDYEKFCLVIAECNSLVNPIIYSLRDEEMRQTFKQILCCLCWRGGDGQREPSPLEIDSALPEEALGCAQKSEDQALCTPQDTNNKDGGWTMPGV from the exons ATGA CCACGACCATGGAGAGCAGTATGTCCGACACCTGCTTCTACAACCAAAATGTCACCTTTTTCTACAACTGGGTCGGTAAGAGGATCAGTGTGGTGTGGACGACTCGGGACTTTGTGGTGATCGGACTGGGCTTGACTGTGTGTTTCATCGTAGTCCTGGCCAACCTGATGGTGATGGTGGCAATCTTCATGAACCGCCGCTTTCACTTCCCCATTTACTATCTCCTAGGCAACATGGCTGCAGCAGACCTATTTGCCGGCATTGCCTACGTCAACCTGATGTTGAACACAGGCCCATGGACCAGCATGCTCACGAAGGAGCAGTGGTACATCCGAGGAGCTCTGATTGACATAAGCCTGACTGCCTCTGTGGCCAACCTGTTAGCTGTGGCTGTGGAGCGCCACCAGACCATTTTCACCATGCAGCTGCACAGCAAAATGAGCAAGCGCCGGGTGGTGGTGCTGATAGTTTGCATTTGGGCTGTGGGCATCATCATGGGCCTGGTGCCGTCCATGCTTTGGAACTGTGAGTGTCATCTGGAGGACTGCTCCACTGTCGCTCCCCTTTACAGCCGGCGCTTCCTGATCTTCTGGGCAGTTCTGAACTTGCTCACGTTCCTCATCATGGTGGCCATGTATGCGCGTATCTTCATCTATGTCAGATACCAGACTCGGTACACTTCGCAGCACACTTCAGAGCACAGCCAAACTGTTATCAAGCTGATGAAGACTATCTCCATGGTTCTGG GTGCCTTTGTAATCTGCTGGACTCCCGGCCTCATGACTCTCTTACTGGACGGGCTTCTGGGTAAAGACAGCCACGCCAACGACTACGAGAAGTTCTGTTTGGTGATAGCGGAATGCAACTCTCTGGTCAATCCCATCATCTACTCCCTGCGGGACGAGGAGATGCGTCAGACGTTTAAGCAGATCCTGTGCTGCCTGTGTTGGAGAGGAGGTGATGGGCAGAGGGAGCCTTCACCTCTTGAGATCGACTCGGCATTACCTGAG GAAGCTCTTGGCTGTGCCCAGAAGTCAGAAGATCAGGCCTTGTGTACACCTCAAgacacaaacaataaagatgGCGGTTGGACAATGCCAGGTGTATGA